Proteins from a single region of Plasmodium brasilianum strain Bolivian I chromosome 13, whole genome shotgun sequence:
- a CDS encoding major facilitator superfamily domain-containing protein, which produces MNIQSASTDEESHSCYIKLKDETYKAFTKVNVLLFCYCCFIICTWYINMVCLYPLKLDDYYFILHFLLQGIGSVLIGLLSDLYGRKRCLNISFAILFVIFILNFVTVKPSLFLFYHNSKSLNSILQRGYYNDQIKYNDKTFLNNYLGDHNFIMNNGVQLGISSKYMKRAKEGGTNERIACRVISSKRNEQNERSKLDKQNELDEKYSSSKHSNTNNSRNEESDKSHISKDNKTEIVYPVKVTNRRSFNSAVNIKTSESNKLKKYHLSVGSNRSLIDNLNAQSSIHKGVLVDSIRSKGHHIVASSAKTKRNTSYSKKGSSNYLSFIHNNPSYYNVFYNSSNTNKSLSEDIYSNHKIHDSKDFMKDDNKHDDILNTTNDQYEEEKKRKNNVIFRNIYNKLVRHITNHLNENFKNKLFNKKYYQRLIGTCIRNNLNNNFSNNYDSLFDINQYMHIMKKKNNFYKNMNKKNVNTLNSSLANTINNNFCNNIEKVCTRKMISIYHEREKMNRESQAVVYFDYSPRMEDNLPQYNIPFEILNDDKDTYEDSSSQFWKTIYCFLTCAGGFFTKGVSNILCIIITENIKTSYKSKAVCLIFIIEKCLFILTRLLFLLNHLCNFYLLYKVNVLFCALLTLMMILILNMFFDGFNMSMLRQQKDNLEKLYSKYYSTHGGAYNGVYGSKYNSAYYSASASNSCSANERMECKKNLINRERTSTEKKMAQMGIIDVMDGMNRIGKEQNTLNNLFNCKNTNQPFDKHRNGGACVPFDIINFYETSKKFPECTEALIKNERQEGNRMMGGIHINADHEVDRNKNVHPNSSLNKPIYSTNMVSNNQSTNNSSTYSSNSFAIFELHCNTDMEMIKGKYCIKYDDILKGTFNFEEKEEICLLFKLHRNEEFLKYKENLQKNKKFYVYLQWISYTLKAHSLSIDYHVIDASYFHHFLFYMYTRQTIPPHFANMPLACEAYGS; this is translated from the exons atgaatatacaaTCGGCAAGTACCGACGAGGAATCGCACTCTtgttacataaaattaaaagatgaAACATATAAAGCATTCACAAAGGTTAATGTTTTACTGTTTTGTTAttgttgttttattatatgtacatggtACATAAATATGGTATGTCTATATCCATTAAAACTGgatgattattattttattttacatttcctGTTACAAGGAATTGGTAGTGTACTTATTGGTTTGTTATCAGACTTATATGGAAGAAAAAGATgcttaaatatttcttttgctattttatttgtcatatttattttaaattttgttacTGTTAAGCCATCtctctttttgttttatcatAACTCCAAATCTTTGAACTCCATATTACAAAGAGGTTATTATAATGATCAGATAAAATACAATGATAAAACGTTTTTGAACAATTACCTGGGGgatcataattttataatgaataatGGAGTACAGCTGGGCATATCAAGCAAGTACATGAAGAGGGCCAAAGAGGGGGGAACAAACGAAAGAATTGCATGTAGGGTGATAAGCAGCAAACGAAATGAGCAAAACGAGAGAAGCAAACTTGACAAGCAAAACGAACTAgatgaaaaatattcctCTTCTAAACATTCTAATACGAATAACAGTAGAAACGAAGAATCAGACAAAAGTCATATAAGTAAAGACAACAAGACAGAAATAGTTTACCCAGTAAAAGTAACAAATAGACGTAGTTTCAATAGCGcagttaatataaaaacaagtgagagcaataaattaaaaaaatatcactTATCAGTAGGAAGTAATCGTTCCTTAATTGATAATCTTAATGCTCAGAGTAGCATACATAAGGGGGTATTAGTGGACAGTATAAGGAGCAAAGGTCATCATATAGTAGCTAGTAGTGCTAAAACTAAGAGAAATACTTCATATTCGAAAAAAGGAAGTAGTAATTATTTGTCGTTTATTCACAATAACCCATCTTACTACAACGTTTTTTATAACAGTAGTAATACAAACAAATCCTTGTCTGAAGACATATATTCAAATCATAAAATACATGATAGTAAAGATTTCATGAAAGACGATAATAAACatgatgatatattaaacacCACGAATGATCaatatgaagaagaaaaaaaaaggaaaaataatgtaattttcagaaatatatacaacaaaCTAGTAAGACATATTACTAAccatttaaatgaaaattttaaaaataaattgtttaataaaaaatattatcaacGATTAATTGGTACATGTATAAGGAATAACctcaataataatttttccaaTAATTATGATTCCCTATTTGATATCAAtcaatatatgcatataatgaaaaaaaaaaataatttttataaaaatatgaacaaaaaaaatgtaaatacttTGAACAGTTCATTAGCTAATAcaattaacaataatttttgtaataatatagaaaaagtaTGCACTCGTAAAATGATTTCTATTTATCACGAGagggaaaaaatgaacagaGAAAGTCAGGCAGTCGTATATTTTGACTATTCCCCCAGAATGGAGGATAATCTTCCGCAGTACAATATTCCCTTcgaaatattaaatgatgATAAGGACACTTATGAAGACAGCTCTTCACAATTTTGGAAAACAATATATTGTTTCTTAACTTGTGCAGGAGGATTCTTCACCAAAGGGGTAAGTAATATATTGTGCATTATAATaacagaaaatattaaaactaGCTACAAATCTAAAGCAGTttgcttaatttttattattgaaaaGTGCTTATTCATTTTGACTCGCTTACTCTTTCTTTTAAATCATCTatgcaatttttatttattatataaagtgAATGTGCTCTTTTGCGCTCTTCTTACCTTAATGATGATACTTATTTTGAATATGTTCTTTGATGGTTTTAACATGAGCATGCTAAGGCAGCAAAAGGACAATCTTGAAAAGTTGTATAGCAAATATTACAGTACTCATGGCGGTGCATATAACGGTGTTTATGGCAGTAAATATAACAGTGCATATTACAGCGCTTCAGCGAGTAATTCGTGCAGTGCCAACGAACGCATGGagtgcaaaaaaaatttaattaacaGGGAAAGGACAAGTACGGAGAAGAAAATGGCTCAAATGGGCATAATAGATGTAATGGACGGAATGAACCGAATTGGAAAGGAACAAAATACACTTAATAACCTctttaattgtaaaaatacaaatCAACCTTTTGATAAACATAGGAATGGGGGAGCCTGTGTACCTTTTgacataattaatttttatgaaacaAGCAAAAAATTTCCTGAATGTACGGAagctttaataaaaaacgaAAGACAAGAAGGAAACCGAATGATGGGGGGAATACACATAAATGCAGACCACGAAGTagatagaaataaaaatgtccATCCTAACAGTTCATTAAATAAACCAATTTACAGCACCAACATGGTAAGTAATAACCAAAGCACAAACAATTCCAGTACATATTCTTCAAATAGTTTTGCAATATTTGAACTACATTGCAATACAGATATGGAAATgattaaaggaaaatattgcATAAAGTATgatgatattttaaaaggtaCTTTCAattttgaagaaaaagaggaaataTGTTTACTTTTTAAGCTCCACAGAAAtgaagaatttttaaaatataaagaaaatttacaaaaaaataaaaaattttatgtgtACTTACAATGGATATCATACACATTAAAAGCACATAG TTTATCAATTGATTACCATGTAATTGACGCTTCCTactttcatcattttttgttctacATGTACACAAGGCAAACTATCCCACCCCACTTTGCAAACATGCCCCTTGCATGTGAAGCATATGGCAGTTGA
- a CDS encoding hypothetical protein (conserved Plasmodium protein): MNIEYVEGKDADELIKKIDNNYKECNKYDAYIEEEKEEEEEEEELDVIFQINEKNKTQKNHKATITKSSQNNNINKKETNLGIDNIKNIILKKKLAHNDKNKRCGNFQKGNNRNMFINLSVRKKRIVESSDESDENETSITKKVDYVKKRKNQRK; encoded by the exons atgaacatCGAGTATGTAGAGGGAAAGGATGCCGATGAACTTATCAAGAAAATTGATAATAATTACAAGGAATGTAATAAGTATGATGCATACATTGAGGAAGAAAaggaggaagaagaagaggaagaagaacTTGACGTCATTTTTCagataaatgaaaaaaataaaacacaaaAGAACCATAAAGCTACTATTACAAAAAGTagtcaaaataataatattaataagaaaGAAACTAATCTAGGAATAGACAACattaagaatattattttaaaaaaaaaattagctcataatgataaaaataaaagatgtggaaattttcaaaaaggaaataacAGGAATATGTTCATTAATCTAAGT gTTAGGAAGAAAAGGATAGTAGAAAGCAGCGACGAATCCGATGAAAATGAAACAtcaataacaaaaaaagttGACTAtgtaaagaaaagaaagaaccAAAGAAAGTGA
- a CDS encoding signal recognition particle subunit SRP14, producing MVLLSNSLFIEEFRKLCAQDKEEGKTSIWLTMKKVKRSDIKICATKKGPTEKIKKKNNKENMKTNKKYICLIRATDGKKEKISTHVYDNVLNFSQELNNIIKVIEEGKFEKEQKSKSP from the exons atggtTTTACTAAGCAATAGCTTATTTATTGAAGAGTTCAGAAAGCTATGTGCGCAGGACAAAGAGGAGGGGAAAACTTCCATTTGGCTAACCATGAAAAAag TCAAACGAAGcgatataaaaatttgtgcTACAAAAAAAGGGCCAAcagaaaaaatcaaaaaaaaaaataacaaagagAACATGAAAAcgaataagaaatatatttgtttgatTAGAGCAACTGatgggaaaaaagaaaaaatatccACACATGTGTACGATAACGTACTTAACTTTTCTCAAGAATTAAACAACATCATAAAAG TAATAGAAGAGggaaaatttgaaaaagaaCAGAAATCGAAAAGTCCCTAA
- a CDS encoding TBCC domain-containing protein, whose translation MEKKNEIALNKSTALNDNNKTNVHKYRKEKSLFIRKEIFDHAIIYTTNKLDENLLLIYLKNFYEHFKNAKVNNNNKEENLNEEIYINLDNWLAYNDLIKNQDNQLFSIFSTNICKSLWILLSITLQSVRKKNNLNQQKTIFNTPLEELCVHKYGKEVEECPKSESETADYENDKGGGDGDGNNNCNSCNDEYRARGKKDNEEEEGMSNRPYSNMGNREKGKYACEKNKKKKKSAHFNVWSSEWLNENICIELVIFFIILQFLKIDYIRKKYDKSLSEDCWPHFMDSPRAVNNCTNGSFSKLNNSMCKSNLSDFFNFCGKNYKHFLKTYLIAFLASTDITNSSTLTDVPLYFKNYNFLFLDFIVDTNDSTNVHERFLLNNEHKILYKTKDILTWLLDNLCVGDYTSEKVNSHIPCVGKNTSGSSSNGNSDSSWNSISYSTNSSNCYKGNGLRSAYSPACYENDNMPNYGIEKINNDIYEIKNLQGNTLYINNDKSIVNIINCEECNIFIMSTVEYLKINFCVDCYIISLSVEMITTLFNSNNLDVHIVTRSLKIENVVDTNIYVYTETNIIIFGDTRNIQLAPYNILNKKQKICLQKAKINFNEKKCELFAFPLKCKMFLSHSVNLGISMKTTNCPFSLGRNHNDINGVSNGVDSNIRSGSSREKHHRDDDDDDNIYCSNSGNGSCERRNSSRGERKTNEINKSFDCSSLSSSFTDYVYYLLNPAKFFLIEFSGSNFLRGGSITDNDSEGIDTMRNDNTRNDNILDDNTSNDNILDDNTSNDNILDDNTRNDNILDDNTRNDNTRNDNTSVDNNHNSKYRGDKIDGNENYKNLKCNMSDYVNKKEDDKYTCLYLPEVYKNAIENQDEHILSFLNFMSSINLTKLQKQKITKILTFKLYEYVNKSKKTFRVLSDIIARDHYNNVTVHYNDEN comes from the coding sequence atggaaaagaaaaatgaaattgcCCTAAATAAAAGTACTGCATTAAACGATAATAACAAGACAAATGTGCACAAGTatagaaaggaaaaaagtttatttataagaaaagaaatttttgaTCATGCTATTATATACACAACAAACAAATTAGATGAGaacttattattaatttatttaaagaatttttatgaacattttaaaaatgcaaaagtaaataataataacaaggaagaaaatttaaatgaagagatatatattaatcttGATAATTGGTTAGCATATaatgatttaataaaaaatcaagACAATCAATTATTTAGCATCTTTAGTACTAATATATGCAAATCTTTGTGGATACTATTGAGTATAACCCTACAGAGtgtgagaaaaaaaaataatttaaatcaGCAGAAGACCATATTTAACACTCCTTTAGAAGAATTGTGTGTGCACAAGTATGGTAAGGAAGTAGAGGAGTGTCCAAAGAGTGAAAGCGAAACTGCAGATTATGAGAATGACAAGGGCGGTGGTGATGGGGATGGTAACAATAACTGCAATAGTTGCAATGACGAATATCGAGCGAGGGGCAAAAAGGATAACGAGGAGGAAGAAGGAATGAGTAACCGACCTTATAGTAACATGGGGAATAgggaaaagggaaaatatgCTTGCGAGAagaataagaagaaaaaaaaaagtgcacATTTTAATGTATGGAGTAGTGAGTggttaaatgaaaatatatgtatagagttagttatattttttattattttacaatttcttaaaatagattatataagaaaaaaatatgataaaagtTTAAGTGAAGATTGTTGGCCTCATTTTATGGACTCACCAAGAGCGGTTAATAATTGTACTAATGGcagtttttcaaaattaaacAATTCTATGTGTAAATCCAATTTATCtgattttttcaatttttgtggaaaaaattataagcaTTTTTTGAAGACTTACCTGATTGCATTTTTAGCTAGTACTGATATTACAAATAGTAGTACATTAACCGATGTACCACtttattttaagaattaCAATTTTCTGTTTTTGGACTTTATCGTAGATACAAATGATAGTACAAATGTACATGAAAggtttttattaaataatgaacacaaaattttgtataagACCAAGGATATATTGACGTGGCTTCTAGATAATTTGTGCGTGGGTGACTATACCAGTGAGAAGGTTAATTCACACATTCCATGTGTCGGAAAGAACACTAGTGGAAGCAGTAGTAATGGAAACAGTGATAGTAGTTGGAACAGTATCAGCTATAGTACCAACAGTAGTAACTGCTACAAGGGAAATGGTTTACGTAGTGCTTACTCCCCGGCGTGCTATGAAAATGATAACATGCCAAATTACggaattgaaaaaataaacaacgatatatatgaaataaaaaatttgcaaggaaatacattatatataaataatgataaaagtattgttaatataattaactgTGAAGagtgtaatatatttattatgtctACAGTggaatatttgaaaataaatttttgtgttgattgttatattatttccttATCAGTTGAAATGATTACTACTTTATTTAATTCCAATAATTTAGACGTCCATATAGTAACTAGAAGTCTAAAAATAGAGAATGTCGTtgatacaaatatatatgtctaTACTGAgacaaatataattatatttggTGATACAAGAAATATTCAATTAGCTCCATATAACATTTTGaataagaaacaaaaaatatgtttgcaaaaagcaaaaataaattttaatgaaaaaaaatgtgaactCTTTGCATTTCCACTGAAATGTAAGATGTTCTTATCGCACTCTGTGAACTTAGGTATTTCAATGAAGACAACTAATTGCCCATTCTCTTTAGGCCGGAAtcataatgatattaatggTGTAAGCAATGGTGTGGACAGCAATATTAGAAGTGGTAGTAGCAGAGAGAAGCACCACAGAgacgatgatgatgatgataatatatattgtagtAACAGTGGAAATGGAAGTTGCGAAAGAAGGAATAGCTCAAGGGGGGAAAGAAAAACGaacgaaataaataaatcctTTGATTGCTCAAGTCTGTCCAGTTCATTCACGgattatgtttattatttactaaaCCCAGCGAAATTTTTCCTAATAGAATTTTCCGGGTCTAATTTTTTGCGCGGGGGCAGTATCACAGATAATGATAGCGAAGGTATTGATACCATGCGCAATGATAACACACGGAATGATAACATACTCGATGATAACACAAGCAATGATAACATACTCGATGATAACACAAGCAATGATAACATACTCGATGATAACACACGCAATGATAACATACTCGATGATAACACACGCAATGATAACACACGCAATGATAACACAAGTGTAGACAACAACCACAATAGTAAATATCGTGGGGATAAAATCGATGGAAATGAAAACTACAagaatttaaaatgtaaCATGAGTGactatgtaaataaaaaagaggatgacaaatatacatgtttatatcTACCGGAGgtttataaaaatgcaaTTGAAAATCAAGATGAGCATATACTTAGTTTTCTGAATTTTATGAGTAGTATAAACTTGACCAAATTACAAAAACAGAAAATAACCAAAATATtaacttttaaattatatgaatatgtaaaCAAGTCCAAAAAGACGTTCAGAGTACTAAGTGATATAATCGCTAGAgatcattataataatgtaacgGTTCATTATAATGATGAGAATTAA
- a CDS encoding origin recognition complex subunit 1, with amino-acid sequence MTPKKKFHSFHMNDNEILSPTKKGIKLDVSKLNILNFPIISKNEEKKRIDKNNISDYNKIRKSTQDFYVEVQEPNDNTKITTNSDSSSSSSSSTNTSTVIKKKKKKEKYNFDESSSSVYTSSFCSSSSSAFSSDSLQSNLLKSYSNTSNKGETKLITENSDNRIYDNMRRSPRILNANQYNRTVKNDNKDKNAQLVTEKKKMYPKRNKDHNNNHNNDKRISASTIKDKKNNNNTTNNVKISKNEEKKASIRSRSSVLAKRKSDSLFKGSEEHQPNGKRTKMGTNHISDTNNYDRNNNNSNNNRSGPNKQVTTEKTNRNSNESRGKNKEFSEEEVTKLISRYSITVVEENSCEYQDGIIYESIVINKVQYSICDDVMIFCANKDEKKKNTKSYILKKGKISGFYKNLTSKNLQVEICLYYDMYDDIYIKELEKIQKSRRSKGYFEEFLDEKTRDIYLLGNVEFKIVDANLIFKKVHVYNEKNFFEKALLSNQGKDKFLCTHYLKEREDKLCEIQNEDHWDNLVLGSSDLYYYFSNNKKSSTKNKSLKLIIDKLKINEMFELGENKKGGTPKKSSTTTHAKTKYYESKIDSKAKTTTHTNGKKKDLTADFKNLIKQDQENYYINLLSNIKDPTDKAIRMMQLDVVPKYLPCREKEIKEVHEFLESGIKQEGSNQILYISGMPGTGKTATVYSVIQLLQNKSKQKYLPPFNVFEINGMNVVHPNAAYQVFYKQLFNKKPPNALNSFKIIDRLFNRNQKDNRNVSILIIDEIDYLITKTQKVLFTLFDWPTKVNSKLVLIAISNTMDLPERLIPRCRSRLAFGRLVFSPYKGDEIEKIIKERLENCKEIIDHTAIQLCARKVANVSGDIRKALQICRKAFENKRGQKIVPRDITEATNQLFDSPLTHAINYLPWAFKTFLTCIIIELRMLNEFIIPYKKVVNRYKVMIETSGKYIGMCSDNELFKIMLDKLVKMGILLIRPYIPLENLNKNKSKESLLGFNESSKKTAENKSSKTQVNAEIDKESGDMGLELNVETQLIITALMKDSECSKKLNFY; translated from the coding sequence atgactccaaaaaaaaaatttcatagcTTTCATATGAATGATAATGAAATTTTGAGTCCTACTAAAAAAGGCATAAAGTTAGATGTAagcaaattaaatattttgaattttccaataatttcaaaaaacgaagagaaaaaaagaatagataaaaataatatatctgattataataaaataagaaaaagtacACAAGACTTTTACGTCGAAGTACAAGAACCCAATGACAATACTAAAATTACAACTAACAGTGATAGTtctagcagtagtagtagtagtactaATACTAGCacagttataaaaaaaaaaaaaaaaaaagaaaaatataattttgacGAATCGTCTTCCTCTGTATATACCTCCTCCTTCTGCTCTTCCTCCTCTTCTGCTTTTTCTTCCGATTCTTTGCAAAGCAATTTATTGAAAAGTTACAGTAATACATCAAACAAGGGAGAGACAAAATTGATAACAGAAAATAGTGATAATAGAATATACGATAATATGAGGAGATCTCCAAGAATACTAAACGCAAATCAATATAATAGAACAGTAAAGAATGACAATAAGGATAAGAATGCACAATTggtaacagaaaaaaaaaaaatgtacccaaaaagaaacaaagaCCATAACAACAACCATAATAACGATAAACGTATTTCAGCTAGCACaataaaggataaaaaaaataataataacactacaaacaatgtaaaaatttcaaaaaatgaagaaaagaaagcATCTATCAGGTCTCGCTCGAGTGTATTAGCAAAGCGAAAAAGTGATAGTCTTTTCAAAGGATCAGAGGAACATCAACCCAACGGGAAAAGGACAAAAATGGGCACCAATCATATCAGTGATACTAACAATTATGAtagaaacaataataatagtaataataacaggaGTGGTCCAAATAAACAAGTAACAACCGAAAAGACGAACAGAAATTCAAATGAAAGCAGAGGAAAAAACAAGGAATTTTCGGAAGAAGAAGTAACAAAATTGATTAGTCGCTATTCCATTACAGTGGTAGAAGAAAACAGCTGTGAGTATCAAGACGGcataatatatgaaagtaTAGTCATAAATAAGGTGCAGTATTCAATATGTGATGATGTTATGATATTTTGTGCAAACAAAGatgagaagaaaaaaaatacaaaaagctacatattgaaaaaagggaaaatttcaggtttttataaaaatctcACAAGTAAAAACCTGCAAGTCGAAATATGCCTATACTACGATATGTatgatgatatatatataaaagaattggaaaaaatacaaaaatcaAGAAGGAGTAAAGGATATTTTGAAGAATTTCTAGATGAGAAAACAAGGGATATTTACCTATTAGGAAATGTAGAATTTAAAATAGTAGATgcaaatttaatttttaaaaaggtacatgtatataatgaaaaaaacttttttgaaaaagcaCTTTTATCAAATCAAGGGAAAGACAAGTTTTTGTGTACccattatttaaaagaacgAGAAGATAAGTTATGTGAGATACAAAATGAAGATCATTGGGATAATTTAGTACTTGGGTCGAGTGATTTATATTACTacttttcaaataataaaaaaagtagtactaaaaataaatcgCTTAAACTTATAATAGAcaagttaaaaattaatgaaatgtTTGAATTaggtgaaaataaaaaaggaggtACACCTAAAAAATCTAGCACAACTACACATGCTAAGactaaatattatgaaagcAAAATTGACAGTAAGGCAAAAACTACTACTCATACTAATGGAAAGAAGAAGGATCTTACTGCTGATTTCAAGAACTTAATAAAACAAGACcaagaaaattattacatcAATCTgttaagtaatataaaagatcCTACTGATAAAGCAATTAGAATGATGCAGTTAGATGTTGTCCCAAAATATTTACCATgcagagaaaaagaaataaaagaagtcCATGAATTTCTGGAATCTGGTATAAAACAAGAAGGTAGTaatcaaatattatatataagtggTATGCCAGGTACTGGAAAAACAGCTACAGTATATAGTGTAATTCAgttattacaaaataaaagcaaacaaaaatatttacctCCATTTAATGTATTCGAAATCAACGGAATGAATGTTGTACATCCAAATGCAGCATATCAagtattttataaacaaCTATTTAATAAGAAACCACCGAATGCtttaaattcatttaaaattattgatAGATTATTTAACAGGAATCAGAAAGATAATCGAAATGtttctattttaattattgatGAAATAGATTACTTAATTACTAAAACACAAAAGGTACTTTTTACTCTTTTCGACTGGCCTACAAAAGTAAATAGTAAACTTGTGCTAATAGCTATTTCAAATACCATGGATTTACCTGAACGCTTAATACCGAGGTGCAGATCCCGTTTAGCTTTTGGTCGCTTAGTCTTTAGTCCATATAAAGGAGatgaaattgaaaaaattataaaagagaGATTGGAAAACTGTAAAGAAATAATCGATCATACAGCCATCCAATTATGTGCAAGAAAAGTAGCAAATGTTTCAGGGGATATTAGAAAAGCATTACAAATATGTAGAAAAGCTTTTGAAAATAAACGAGGTCAAAAAATTGTACCAAGAGATATTACAGAAGCAACCAACCAGTTATTCGATTCACCATTAACTCATgcaattaattatttacctTGGGCTTTTAAAACATTCCTTACttgtattattatagaaTTAAGAATGCTAAATGAGTTTATCATACCATATAAAAAGGTTGTTAACAGATACAAAGTAATGATCGAAACTAGTGGAAAATATATAGGCATGTGCAGTGATAACGAGTTATTTAAAATCATGCTAGACAAACTTGTAAAAATGGGCATCTTACTAATTAGACCATATATACctttagaaaatttaaacaaaaataaatctaaAGAATCACTACTAGGTTTTAATGAATCATCCAAAAAAACAGCTGAAAATAAATCTTCAAAAACGCAGGTTAACGCAGAAATTGATAAAGAATCGGGGGATATGGGATTAGAACTTAATGTCGAAACGCAGTTAATCATTACAGCACTTATGAAAGACTCCGAGTGTTCCAAGAAGTTAAATTTTTACTAA